A single region of the Mechercharimyces sp. CAU 1602 genome encodes:
- a CDS encoding aspartyl-phosphate phosphatase Spo0E family protein, protein MIERQALEMLIEEIRRQMVEAGDKLGFHHPTVYQLSCRLDELHNQLIRLEREKGYLIRRFDSRIREAHVLPY, encoded by the coding sequence GTGATTGAACGGCAGGCATTGGAGATGTTAATTGAAGAAATCAGGCGTCAAATGGTAGAAGCAGGGGACAAACTGGGCTTTCATCACCCTACCGTGTATCAATTAAGCTGCCGTTTGGATGAGCTTCATAACCAGCTAATTCGTTTGGAGCGTGAAAAGGGATATTTGATTAGGCGGTTTGATTCGCGCATTCGTGAAGCTCATGTGCTTCCTTATTAA
- a CDS encoding NifU family protein — translation MLMDFFQLSDYNGEERSVRDMEEQVQVVLDKLRPFIQQDGGDVELVEIEDGIVRVRLLGACGSCPSSTITLKAGIERALVEEVPGVKEVEQVL, via the coding sequence ATGCTCATGGATTTTTTTCAACTGAGCGATTATAATGGTGAGGAAAGGAGTGTACGCGATATGGAAGAACAAGTGCAAGTTGTTTTGGATAAATTGCGCCCCTTCATCCAACAAGATGGCGGCGACGTGGAACTCGTAGAGATCGAAGATGGCATTGTTCGTGTACGTTTACTAGGTGCATGTGGCAGCTGTCCTAGCTCCACCATCACTTTAAAAGCAGGTATCGAACGTGCATTGGTTGAGGAAGTTCCCGGTGTAAAAGAGGTTGAGCAAGTTCTCTAA
- a CDS encoding DUF2179 domain-containing protein → MILLFIFVINIAYVTISTVRLILMMKGYRTVASAVSFAEVFVYISGLSVVLDHMDSILNVIVYCLGFAIGVYTGSLVEEKLAMGYVTVQVITRQETSDMPNQLRDAGFGVTSWYGEGLTGQRLVLSVLTKRNRQKELVEHVHGIDPHAFIVSMEPKTFVGGFWVRRTQ, encoded by the coding sequence ATGATCCTTTTATTTATATTTGTTATTAATATCGCCTATGTGACGATCTCCACAGTGCGCCTTATTCTGATGATGAAAGGGTATCGTACAGTTGCATCTGCCGTGAGTTTTGCAGAGGTGTTCGTCTATATATCAGGGCTATCCGTTGTGTTAGACCACATGGACAGCATACTTAATGTTATCGTATACTGTCTTGGTTTTGCGATTGGTGTATATACAGGCTCTTTGGTAGAAGAGAAGTTGGCGATGGGATATGTAACCGTGCAAGTAATTACGCGTCAGGAAACTTCTGATATGCCTAACCAGTTGCGTGACGCTGGCTTTGGTGTTACTTCGTGGTATGGAGAAGGTCTCACTGGACAGCGGTTGGTGCTATCGGTGTTGACGAAGCGAAATAGACAGAAAGAGTTGGTTGAGCATGTTCATGGCATAGATCCTCATGCCTTTATTGTTTCGATGGAGCCCAAAACATTTGTAGGTGGATTCTGGG
- a CDS encoding YuzD family protein, giving the protein MKDGEQVDLWVYGTEELCASCVNLPSSKETAVWLAAVLERRYGKQVQVHYVDFEEPQDEVQSKLATQIIEEELWYPVIVLADMVVSEGNPRLPLLYQKLESLGVKVK; this is encoded by the coding sequence ATGAAAGATGGGGAGCAAGTCGATTTATGGGTGTACGGGACAGAAGAATTGTGTGCAAGCTGTGTTAACCTGCCTTCATCTAAGGAGACAGCTGTCTGGTTGGCAGCTGTATTGGAACGTAGGTATGGCAAACAAGTTCAAGTGCATTATGTAGATTTTGAAGAACCTCAAGATGAGGTACAGAGTAAGCTAGCTACACAGATTATAGAGGAAGAATTATGGTACCCTGTGATCGTGCTCGCTGATATGGTAGTAAGTGAAGGCAATCCACGTTTGCCACTTCTATATCAGAAATTAGAATCATTAGGAGTAAAAGTAAAATAA
- a CDS encoding N-acetyltransferase → MNYYDRLNDYFPEQEMKDRDQLSDLIKEKDFYFKDETEDYVLMYAEFSSFLFVDYILVDERARGKGVGSKVIEKLKNKGKTILLEVEPIDKQDEDTKKRIQFYERNGFVKADRIKYQREDDDGNQFDMIIYYWTPVELTQEEVMDKMAKACEEIHNFRTKKYYGRVLADPDEVLELKEPAVQS, encoded by the coding sequence GTGAATTATTACGATCGTTTGAACGATTACTTTCCTGAACAAGAGATGAAGGACCGTGATCAGCTTAGTGATTTGATTAAGGAAAAAGATTTCTACTTTAAGGATGAAACAGAGGATTATGTACTCATGTATGCGGAATTTTCCTCTTTTCTATTTGTAGATTATATACTCGTGGATGAACGTGCGCGTGGTAAAGGGGTAGGCTCTAAGGTTATTGAAAAACTTAAAAATAAAGGGAAGACCATCTTGTTAGAGGTGGAACCCATTGATAAACAAGATGAGGATACCAAAAAGCGAATTCAATTTTATGAGCGAAATGGTTTTGTTAAAGCAGACCGCATTAAGTACCAACGGGAAGATGATGATGGCAACCAATTTGATATGATTATTTACTACTGGACGCCTGTGGAATTAACACAAGAAGAAGTGATGGATAAGATGGCGAAAGCATGTGAGGAAATTCATAACTTCCGTACGAAGAAGTATTACGGACGTGTGCTTGCAGATCCAGACGAAGTGTTGGAACTGAAGGAACCAGCCGTGCAATCTTAA
- a CDS encoding bifunctional cystathionine gamma-lyase/homocysteine desulfhydrase, with protein sequence MKLDTKMIHGGIVGDKYTGAVSVPIYQVSTYKQDGVGELVAGYEYSRSGNPTRAALEALIADLENGVRGFAFASGMAAISTIVSLFNKGDHIIIGDDVYGGTYRVLHHVFSRFGIEMSLVDTSDVNEVKKAIQENTRAIFLETPTNPLLKVSDISAIADMSKESDLLLIVDNTFMTPYWQNPLDLGADMVVHSATKYLGGHSDVVAGLVAVKDEEWGEKLFFVQNSIGGVLGPQDSWLLMRGIKTLGLRMKQHEQSARRLAEWLETRTDVERVFYPGLKSHAGHELASTQARGYGGMISFDVGSAERADRILKKVQYFTLAESLGAVESLISIPSRMTHASIPPHRRLELGITDGLVRISVGIEDIDDLQADLQQALDAK encoded by the coding sequence ATGAAACTAGATACGAAAATGATACATGGTGGAATAGTTGGTGACAAGTATACTGGAGCGGTTAGTGTTCCGATCTATCAGGTTTCTACGTATAAGCAGGATGGGGTGGGAGAATTAGTTGCAGGCTATGAGTACTCTCGTTCGGGGAATCCGACACGAGCAGCTCTGGAAGCACTGATTGCAGATTTGGAAAACGGTGTGCGTGGCTTTGCTTTTGCTTCCGGAATGGCAGCTATCTCCACTATTGTCTCTTTATTTAATAAGGGGGATCATATCATTATCGGAGATGATGTATATGGTGGAACGTATCGCGTCCTACATCATGTATTTTCGCGCTTCGGTATTGAGATGAGCTTGGTAGATACGAGTGATGTGAACGAAGTTAAGAAAGCGATTCAAGAGAATACGCGGGCTATTTTTCTAGAGACACCAACTAACCCTCTCTTGAAGGTATCTGATATTAGTGCGATTGCAGACATGAGCAAAGAAAGTGATTTGCTCCTGATTGTAGATAATACATTTATGACGCCATACTGGCAAAACCCATTAGATTTGGGGGCCGATATGGTTGTTCACAGTGCTACCAAGTATTTAGGTGGTCATAGTGATGTGGTGGCAGGTTTGGTTGCGGTTAAAGATGAGGAATGGGGAGAGAAACTGTTCTTTGTCCAGAACTCGATCGGTGGTGTACTAGGACCACAAGATTCATGGTTGTTAATGAGGGGCATTAAAACACTAGGTTTACGAATGAAGCAGCATGAGCAATCGGCACGCCGATTAGCGGAGTGGTTAGAGACAAGAACAGATGTTGAGAGAGTCTTTTATCCAGGACTTAAGTCTCATGCTGGACATGAACTTGCCAGTACACAGGCACGTGGATATGGAGGTATGATCTCTTTTGATGTGGGTAGTGCAGAGCGAGCAGATCGCATCTTGAAGAAAGTTCAGTACTTTACACTGGCTGAAAGTTTAGGGGCAGTAGAAAGTTTAATCTCGATCCCGAGTCGAATGACTCATGCTTCTATTCCTCCACATCGGCGCTTGGAGTTAGGAATCACAGATGGTCTTGTGCGAATCTCAGTAGGAATTGAAGATATTGATGACTTGCAGGCAGATTTACAACAAGCATTAGATGCGAAGTAA
- a CDS encoding peptide ABC transporter substrate-binding protein, whose protein sequence is MQKWVRSTLVAVISSAVVLSGCSGLDVESDSAKKVEGEQKLTLTTTQDIVTLDVSKAIDTSTFNALDNTMEGLMRINQDGKPVKAIAESVEISEDKKKYTFHLRDAKWHDGEEITAQDFEYSWERTLDPKTGGEYSYIFDSILNAKEYRTEEANKEDVGIVSIDDKTLQVQLNEPIPYFLDLMAFPSFYPQRKEFVEKYGEEYGQSAESVAYNGPFVLSEWNKNEFYRMKKNDTYWDRNVVSIEEARVNVLKKTSDGVKQYMSDKADVAQLSQSFTSAFNQTKEYITVTKATTSYLNFNTKNKYLQNQNVRKALSAAIDREAWSEKVLKDGSEPAGGLIPPTIFISGQPFRDYPIQIFEPVEAKSSLKEGLRELNTSEKPTFTLLVSDDDTTRKKAVFLREQWEKYLGITVNVKAVPSKVRYKLEGEGAFDVSLMGWIGDYNDPMTFLELFQMDNELNYGKWMNERYHNLVEESKSTTDYEKRANDLREAERILLEEAAIATLDYGKEAYVEKSYVKDIARYAFGSDFSLKWAYIDRSEDE, encoded by the coding sequence GACATTGGTTGCAGTGATATCGAGTGCAGTCGTACTGTCCGGATGTAGTGGACTCGATGTGGAGAGCGATAGTGCTAAAAAAGTAGAGGGAGAGCAGAAACTTACTTTAACGACTACACAAGATATTGTGACGTTGGATGTATCAAAGGCAATTGACACTTCTACTTTTAACGCGCTCGATAATACGATGGAAGGGCTAATGAGAATTAATCAGGATGGGAAGCCTGTAAAAGCGATTGCGGAGAGTGTTGAAATTAGCGAGGATAAGAAGAAATACACCTTTCATTTGCGAGATGCTAAATGGCATGATGGTGAGGAAATAACAGCACAAGATTTTGAATATTCTTGGGAACGGACGCTAGACCCGAAAACAGGTGGCGAGTATTCCTATATCTTTGATTCGATTTTAAATGCGAAAGAGTATCGGACTGAGGAAGCGAATAAAGAAGATGTGGGAATTGTATCGATCGATGATAAAACGTTACAAGTACAGTTAAATGAACCCATTCCATACTTTTTAGATCTCATGGCCTTCCCTTCTTTTTATCCACAGAGAAAAGAATTTGTAGAAAAGTATGGTGAAGAATATGGGCAATCGGCAGAGTCGGTAGCGTATAACGGTCCGTTTGTTCTGTCGGAATGGAATAAAAATGAGTTTTATAGGATGAAGAAAAATGATACGTATTGGGATCGTAATGTAGTATCAATAGAAGAAGCGAGAGTAAACGTACTAAAAAAGACATCTGATGGAGTCAAGCAGTATATGTCTGATAAAGCAGATGTAGCACAATTGAGCCAATCTTTCACTAGTGCGTTTAATCAGACGAAAGAATATATCACCGTCACGAAGGCGACGACCTCATATCTAAACTTTAATACGAAAAATAAATATCTCCAAAATCAAAATGTAAGGAAAGCGTTAAGTGCAGCTATTGATCGAGAAGCATGGTCAGAAAAAGTCCTAAAGGATGGATCTGAACCTGCAGGCGGACTTATCCCGCCTACGATTTTTATTAGTGGACAACCTTTTCGTGATTATCCCATTCAAATCTTTGAGCCTGTTGAAGCGAAATCATCTTTAAAGGAAGGGTTACGTGAGCTGAATACTTCGGAAAAACCAACGTTTACGCTTCTTGTTTCTGATGATGATACTACCCGTAAGAAAGCTGTTTTTTTGAGGGAACAATGGGAAAAGTATCTAGGTATCACCGTAAACGTGAAAGCGGTGCCGTCTAAAGTGCGCTATAAATTGGAAGGAGAAGGGGCGTTTGATGTATCGCTTATGGGTTGGATCGGAGATTATAACGACCCGATGACCTTCTTAGAATTATTTCAAATGGACAATGAATTGAATTATGGAAAGTGGATGAATGAAAGGTATCATAACCTGGTGGAAGAGTCGAAGAGTACCACTGATTATGAAAAGAGGGCAAATGATTTGCGTGAAGCGGAAAGAATCTTGTTAGAAGAAGCCGCAATCGCAACACTGGATTACGGTAAGGAAGCGTATGTAGAGAAATCTTACGTAAAAGATATCGCCAGATATGCATTTGGCTCAGATTTTTCTCTGAAGTGGGCGTATATTGATCGAAGCGAAGATGAGTAA
- a CDS encoding ABC transporter ATP-binding protein, with protein MAKTAEKILEVKNLTKHFNMGQGKKVKAVDGVTFDIYQGETFGLVGESGCGKSTVGRTLIRLYNATDGEAIFDGEDIYKLKGKKLKKFNQEMQMIFQDPYASLNPRMTVMDIIAEGIDIHGLLSGEERRKRVHELLRIVGLKEDHASRFPHEFSGGQRQRIGIARALALNPKFIIADEPISALDVSIQAQVVNLMKDLQRKEGLTYLFIAHDLSMVKYISDRIGVMYLGSMVELSDSDELYEHTLHPYTQALLSAVPIPDPNTKHERERIILEGDVPSPIDPPSGCRFRTRCPQAMDICAKEVPEWLEARPKHWVACHLYQEESMKKEGRPVHSADAT; from the coding sequence ATGGCAAAAACAGCAGAGAAAATTCTCGAAGTGAAAAACTTAACGAAGCACTTTAATATGGGTCAAGGAAAAAAAGTAAAGGCTGTTGATGGTGTAACATTTGATATATATCAAGGAGAAACATTTGGCCTTGTGGGCGAATCGGGGTGCGGTAAATCTACAGTTGGTCGTACATTAATTCGTCTGTATAATGCGACTGATGGGGAAGCTATTTTTGATGGAGAAGATATTTATAAACTAAAAGGGAAAAAGCTAAAAAAGTTTAATCAAGAGATGCAAATGATTTTTCAGGACCCTTATGCATCATTAAATCCGCGGATGACGGTTATGGATATCATTGCAGAAGGAATTGATATTCATGGATTGTTGAGTGGTGAAGAGCGTCGCAAACGTGTGCATGAACTATTAAGGATTGTGGGACTGAAAGAAGATCATGCTTCTCGTTTCCCACATGAGTTTAGTGGTGGCCAACGGCAACGGATTGGGATTGCTCGTGCTTTGGCGCTTAATCCAAAGTTTATTATTGCAGATGAGCCTATTTCAGCGTTGGATGTATCAATCCAGGCTCAAGTGGTTAACTTGATGAAAGATTTACAACGCAAAGAAGGTCTTACCTACCTTTTCATCGCCCATGACTTATCGATGGTAAAATATATTAGTGATCGCATTGGTGTCATGTATTTGGGTAGCATGGTAGAGTTGTCAGATAGTGATGAGCTATATGAGCATACACTTCATCCATATACACAGGCGTTACTCTCTGCGGTGCCAATTCCAGATCCAAATACGAAGCATGAGCGTGAGCGTATCATTCTTGAAGGAGATGTACCAAGTCCAATTGATCCACCGAGTGGATGCCGGTTCCGTACTCGCTGCCCACAAGCGATGGATATTTGTGCAAAAGAAGTTCCGGAATGGCTAGAAGCTCGTCCGAAACATTGGGTTGCTTGCCATCTATATCAAGAAGAGTCAATGAAAAAAGAAGGAAGACCTGTTCATTCCGCTGATGCAACTTAA
- a CDS encoding DUF1450 domain-containing protein translates to MEFCVNNLSDEMKMLKDELEQDPTLDVVEYGCLGNCGVCAERCFVFVDGESIEADNAVALREKIKKARAESVDPYDVDFDLDRLP, encoded by the coding sequence GTGGAGTTTTGCGTTAATAATTTGTCGGATGAAATGAAGATGTTGAAGGATGAGTTGGAGCAAGATCCCACCTTGGATGTCGTCGAGTACGGCTGTCTAGGTAATTGTGGAGTATGTGCAGAGCGCTGTTTTGTCTTCGTCGATGGTGAATCGATAGAAGCAGATAATGCAGTAGCATTGCGAGAAAAAATAAAGAAAGCGCGGGCAGAGAGTGTAGATCCATATGATGTGGATTTTGATCTTGACCGCTTGCCATAG
- a CDS encoding PLP-dependent cysteine synthase family protein, which produces MKHVYDDIKELIGQTPIVRINHHEVPDDVTLYAKLEYFNPGGSVKDRLGMALIEAGERSGELKPGGTIIEPTAGNTGIGLALAAVRTGYKVKCIVPEKFSHEKQALMRALGAEVINTPTKDGMKGAIERAKQLTMMEENSYLPLQFQNPANPEVHYRTTGPEIWDQMDGKIDIFVAGAGSGGTFMGAAKYLKEQNPSVKAVIVEPEGGHLSDNPGAPHDTEGIGMEFLPAYMDRSYFDAIHIVSDEEAFHYVRVLSEQEGLLVASSSGAAFVAALREAKLAKAGTNILVVFPDSSERYLSQGVYAERGRK; this is translated from the coding sequence ATGAAGCATGTATATGATGATATAAAAGAATTGATTGGTCAGACCCCGATTGTACGTATTAATCATCATGAAGTACCAGATGATGTAACCCTCTATGCTAAGCTTGAGTACTTCAATCCTGGAGGTAGTGTAAAAGACCGCCTTGGTATGGCTTTGATCGAAGCAGGGGAACGTTCGGGGGAATTAAAGCCGGGAGGAACAATTATTGAACCAACGGCCGGGAATACGGGGATTGGTTTGGCATTGGCGGCAGTTCGTACAGGCTATAAAGTGAAGTGTATAGTCCCAGAGAAGTTTTCACATGAGAAACAGGCATTAATGCGTGCACTCGGTGCAGAAGTGATCAACACCCCAACCAAGGATGGAATGAAAGGTGCGATAGAACGGGCTAAACAGTTAACGATGATGGAAGAAAATTCTTACTTGCCCTTGCAGTTTCAAAATCCAGCAAATCCAGAGGTCCATTATCGGACGACAGGGCCTGAAATATGGGATCAAATGGATGGTAAAATAGATATTTTTGTGGCCGGAGCTGGTTCAGGTGGAACTTTTATGGGTGCCGCCAAGTACTTAAAAGAGCAGAATCCATCTGTGAAAGCAGTTATCGTGGAACCGGAAGGTGGACATTTGAGTGATAATCCGGGGGCCCCTCATGATACTGAAGGGATTGGCATGGAGTTTTTACCTGCATATATGGATCGTTCCTATTTTGATGCTATTCATATTGTCTCGGACGAAGAGGCATTCCATTACGTGAGAGTATTATCTGAGCAGGAAGGGTTGTTGGTAGCCAGTTCTTCAGGTGCTGCTTTTGTAGCCGCCTTGCGGGAGGCAAAATTAGCAAAGGCGGGTACGAATATTCTCGTTGTCTTCCCAGATAGTAGTGAACGATATTTGAGTCAAGGGGTATACGCAGAAAGGGGTAGAAAATAG
- a CDS encoding aminopeptidase, with protein sequence MPDPRINQLARVIVNALKIQEHEQILIPSSSLSEPLTMALYTLVLKRGAHPLLFTESDERQRIFFTEAMDHHLDSIPSILRYAYEHADASIQLYAPQNTRELATIDPRRIQRYKKAIKPFTERLLRGEARWVVSAFPTPALAQEADMSLSDYEDFLYSAVDIDIEAMHTSMETAVVHFDQAREVRIKASGTDITLNIEGRKGVLDTSEIHNIPCGEFFYAPLEHKTEGTITYDWPAVFSGREVAGIQLTFNQGKVVNATADKGEDFLLEALNTDDGARYLGELGIGCNHGITRQSKSILFDEKIGGTVHLALGAAYDSCGGTNKSTIHWDMVKDLRPGGEIYLDGRLVQKNGEWVF encoded by the coding sequence ATGCCTGATCCTCGTATTAATCAACTTGCTCGCGTCATTGTCAATGCATTGAAAATACAAGAACATGAACAAATCCTCATTCCATCGTCCTCCTTATCGGAACCGCTCACCATGGCTCTATACACTCTGGTCCTAAAGCGCGGGGCGCATCCCCTTCTATTTACCGAATCAGACGAACGACAACGTATCTTTTTCACTGAGGCAATGGATCATCATCTCGATTCCATTCCTTCCATTCTACGCTATGCATATGAACATGCTGATGCATCCATTCAATTGTATGCTCCGCAAAACACTCGTGAGCTAGCTACTATCGACCCTAGACGCATCCAACGATATAAAAAAGCGATCAAACCTTTTACTGAACGACTCTTACGCGGAGAAGCGAGGTGGGTGGTCTCAGCATTCCCGACACCTGCACTGGCACAAGAAGCAGATATGAGTCTTTCAGATTATGAAGATTTTCTCTATTCAGCTGTTGATATTGATATTGAGGCCATGCACACCTCTATGGAAACAGCTGTTGTCCACTTTGACCAGGCGCGTGAGGTGCGCATTAAGGCAAGTGGCACAGATATTACACTCAATATTGAAGGACGCAAGGGCGTATTAGATACGAGTGAAATACACAATATCCCTTGCGGAGAATTCTTCTACGCCCCATTGGAACATAAGACAGAAGGAACCATTACATACGATTGGCCTGCAGTCTTCTCTGGTCGAGAAGTAGCCGGCATACAACTCACCTTCAATCAAGGGAAAGTCGTCAATGCCACTGCAGATAAAGGCGAAGATTTCTTGTTAGAAGCTCTTAATACAGACGATGGAGCCCGTTATCTCGGAGAATTAGGCATTGGTTGTAACCATGGGATCACCCGGCAAAGTAAAAGTATTCTTTTTGATGAAAAGATCGGAGGAACTGTCCATCTAGCCCTCGGCGCAGCTTATGATAGCTGTGGTGGAACAAATAAGTCTACCATCCATTGGGACATGGTAAAGGATTTACGACCCGGTGGAGAAATCTATTTAGATGGGAGATTAGTACAAAAAAATGGGGAGTGGGTATTTTAA
- a CDS encoding iron-sulfur cluster assembly accessory protein — protein sequence MITLSEQAIYKIKDMMKDEEGPTYLRIGVTAGGCSGFSYGMGFDEEKTDKDESFVQEGIPILIDKASLDLIRGLQIDYKESMMGGGFTIHNPNATATCGCGSSFRTATQAGKPGDC from the coding sequence ATGATTACCTTAAGCGAGCAAGCGATTTATAAAATTAAGGATATGATGAAAGATGAAGAGGGGCCGACTTATTTGCGCATTGGTGTTACTGCCGGTGGGTGTAGCGGATTCTCTTATGGAATGGGATTTGATGAAGAAAAGACGGATAAAGATGAGTCCTTCGTACAAGAAGGGATTCCGATTCTGATAGATAAAGCTAGTCTCGATTTGATTCGAGGATTGCAGATCGATTATAAAGAGTCGATGATGGGTGGCGGTTTCACGATCCACAATCCAAATGCGACAGCAACTTGTGGTTGTGGATCTTCTTTTCGGACAGCTACGCAGGCAGGAAAACCAGGCGATTGTTAA